GCGGACACTGCCTCCTCGAAGGCGTGCCGGGCCTGGCCAAGACGCTCATGATCCGCACCCTGGCCCGCGCGATGAGCCTCTCCTTCCGGCGCATCCAGTTCACCCCCGACCTCATGCCGGCCGACATCACCGGTACCGACCTCATTCAGGAGGATCCCGCCACCGGCCGCCGCACCCTCGTCTTCCAGAAGGGCCCCGTCTTCGCCCAGATGATCCTGGCCGACGAAATCAACCGCACGCCTCCGAAGACCCAGGCGGCGCTCCTGGAAGCGATGCAGGAGCACTCCGTGACCGTGGGCGGGAAAACCTATCCGCTCGAGGAGCCCTTCTTCGTCCTGGCGACTCAGAATCCCATCGAGCAGGAGGGCACCTACCCCCTGCCCGAAGCCCAGAAGGACCGCTTCATGTTCCACGTCGCGGTCGATTACCCCCGCCGCGACGAGGAGCGCGAAATCGTTCAGCGCACGACGGGGGCGCTGGACGCCGGCGTCGAGCCGGTTCTGTCCGGCCCGGAGATCCGGGACGGGCAGGACGTCGTGCGCAAGGTTCTCGTCCCGGACCACGTCCTGGAGTTCGTCCTGGACGTCGTGCGCCGGACGCGGCCCAGGGATCCCGACGCCTTCCCGTTCGTCAAGGAGCTCGTCGAGTGGGGCGCCGGGCCGCGCGCGGGACAGCAGTGGGTGCTGGGCGCCAAGGTGCGCGCGCTCCTGCGCGGCCGGTTCCATGTGACCCTCGACGACGTGGAGGCCCTGGCCTACCCGGTCCTGCGCCATCGGATCGTGCCGACCTTCAACGCGGAGGCCGAGGGAATTTCCGTGGACGAGGTCGTCCGCCGGATTCTCGAAGCGGTTCCGCGGGGCGAGGCCCGGAACGTCTTCTGACGGGCGGCGCGCTGCCGCCGCCCCCTCGGTGATGAGCGATGGCGAGCCTGACGCGTCTGCTGACCCCGAGCGACCTCGAGAAGATCGCCAACCTCCAGGTTCTGGCGCGCCTCGTCGTCGAGGGATTCTGCACGGGACTCCACCGCTCGCCGCACAAGGGCTTCTCCGTCGAATTCAAGCAGCACCGGCCCTACGTGCACGGGGACGAAATCCGCCATCTCGACTGGAAAGTCTTCGGCCGCAGCGACCGCTTCTACATCCGCGAATACGAGGAGGAGACGAACCTCCGGGCCACGCTCCTTCTGGACGCCTCGGGCTCCATGGGCTACGGCGGGCCGGAAGGTTCCAAGCTCCTCTACGCGACCCGCCTGGCCGCCTGTCTGGCCTATCTTATGCTTCAGCAGCAGGACAGCGTGGGCCTGGTCACCTTCGACACGCGGGTGCGGACCTACCTGCCGCCCCGCGCCCGGACGGGCCACCTGCGGCTCCTGGCCGAGGAACTCCAGGC
The Planctomycetota bacterium DNA segment above includes these coding regions:
- a CDS encoding MoxR family ATPase, whose product is MPEASRVPSAPPQPSAPAEDVRRAERLVEACRRVAREVAKVIVGQEEVIEQLLVAILARGHCLLEGVPGLAKTLMIRTLARAMSLSFRRIQFTPDLMPADITGTDLIQEDPATGRRTLVFQKGPVFAQMILADEINRTPPKTQAALLEAMQEHSVTVGGKTYPLEEPFFVLATQNPIEQEGTYPLPEAQKDRFMFHVAVDYPRRDEEREIVQRTTGALDAGVEPVLSGPEIRDGQDVVRKVLVPDHVLEFVLDVVRRTRPRDPDAFPFVKELVEWGAGPRAGQQWVLGAKVRALLRGRFHVTLDDVEALAYPVLRHRIVPTFNAEAEGISVDEVVRRILEAVPRGEARNVF
- a CDS encoding DUF58 domain-containing protein codes for the protein MASLTRLLTPSDLEKIANLQVLARLVVEGFCTGLHRSPHKGFSVEFKQHRPYVHGDEIRHLDWKVFGRSDRFYIREYEEETNLRATLLLDASGSMGYGGPEGSKLLYATRLAACLAYLMLQQQDSVGLVTFDTRVRTYLPPRARTGHLRLLAEELQAVRPGGETELARVFHDLVPRLHRRGLLVVLSDCFGDAQGLLSALAHLRHARHEILIFQIFHRDELEFPFRQWTRFDCLEVDGKRHLVDPNHLREAYRANLERWRAELRQGCHRHRIDLVPLVTDQPYADALAEYLTLRMRRA